GCTTGCCAGTGTTCCTCCGGGAACGTATTATTGGCGGGTTCGTGCTACTGCAAGGTCAGGCCAGCTCACCAACTGGAATGAAGCATGGAAATTTATCGTGGTTCGTTCGGTTAGAAGTGTGAGCATAGATGCGTCGGATTGGAAGGTCGAAAGGGTCGGCGGTAATGTATATCTCATCAACGGACGCACCAGCCCGGGTATGTTTGTGAGGTCGCAGGGCCGGGAAACGCTGTCCGGCCCGGACGGAGCGTTCAAGCTTCAGATTTCAACTCCGTCGATCGAGACATCCGTTGAGATAAGCGATGACCGCGGCAATCGCACGGGATTTGTCATTTCGTTGCGGACTGGAACGGTTCTCAGGCGATACTGATATAGCTCGAATAATTCCTATATGGCCGTTATATCTCTTAAATATGGCAGCCAGGAGCTAAGCCTCAAATTTGACCCAGATCTTTTTGACATCATCGAAGCGTCAGAACCGACAACTCCTCTTTCTGATTCTGAGGTCGGACGCAAGTTGGATTCTCCCATTGGCCATAGCAACATCGAGGAATACGTCGAAAAGGGTGGCTCTGTTTTGTTGGTCGTCCCTGATGCTACTCGATCGTCCGCGTCCGGACAGATCGTCAACCTCCTTGTGCGGCGTCTAATTGCATCAGGGATCCAACCCTTTGATATTAGAGCGATCATCGCGACCGGTATTCACAGAAAGACAACGGACGCCGAGAAGGCTGACATCCTCACGCCTTTTATTTACCAACGAATAAAGACTCTGGACCACGAGCCCAAGGACCTCATGGGTCTTATTAGGGTGGGTGAAACTGCGACGGGAGTTCCTGTGGAATTAAATCGAGCGTTGTTCGAGCATGACCACGTTTTCTTGATCGGAAGCGTTTCGTTTCATTACTTTGCCGGGTTTACGGGAGGGCGAAAGCTCATTTGTCCGGGATTGGCGTCGTCTCGCACTATATCCGAGACTCACAAGCTGGCTTTCGATTGCGAAACGCTTTCACGCCGAAAGGGCGTTGGGACAGGGATGCTAAAGGGCAATCCGGTTCATGAGGCATTCCTGCAAGCCGCAGCGTTTGTCCCGCGTCCATTTCTGATCACTACGCTCGTTAATGAGGCCGGAGAATGTGTAGACATTTTTTGTGGCGACCTGTCAGCATCACATGAGGCCGCTTGTACGGCCTACGCCAAGAACCATTCGGTGACCATCAAAGAGAAACGTGATCTGGTGATAGCTTCGTGCGGCGGATCGCCATACGACATAAATCTGATTCAGGCTCACAAGACCCTGGAAAATGCCTCGAAGGCTTGCGTAGATGGGGGAACGATCGTTTTGCTGGCTGAGTGCCAAGAGGGGCTCGGACGAGATGATATGGGGAAGTGGTTTGATGCCGCTGACAGTCGGGATCTTGCTGTGCGGCTCTGCCAAAAATATCAGGTGAATGGCCAAACGGCTTGGAGCATTAGAGAGAAGTCCGAGCGGTTCAATATTTTGATCGTCAGCAATTTTGATGAGGATTCTGTTCGATCATTTGGGTTCGAAAAGATCGAGTTTTCTGCACTTGAACAACTTGTAGGAACCGGTGGTAGGACAGGCTATATTGTTCCACGTGCCGCATCCGTCAACATAAAAGAAAAATCCCGCCCGAACTGATCGGGCGGGATGAAGGCAGATAAGGAAGCGAGCCTTAGAAGCTAAGTTTTCCTGAAAACTGGATCCTTCGAGAGAAGCTGAGAACAGTATTGTTTATCTGTCCGACGCTAGCACTGGTGAACAACATCGCCGCATCCGAAAGTCCGAATGTCGGAGTATTCGTAAGGTTCCTTGCATCAACACGCAGGTCGAACTTCCATCGCTCATTGAAGCTGAACCGCTTCGAGAGCGAAGCGTCCGTATTGAACTGCCGCGGTCCAATGAAGTAGTTCCTGCCGGTATTTCCCATCTGGCCCGGAAGCGGCTGCGAAAGCTGCGCGAGCTGCTTTGCAGTGAACCAAACAGGAATGCCGTTGACCTCGGTCAGGCTGCCGAGATTACGAGGGCAGCCGTTGCAGTTGACAG
This sequence is a window from Acidobacteriota bacterium. Protein-coding genes within it:
- the larA gene encoding nickel-dependent lactate racemase, producing the protein MAVISLKYGSQELSLKFDPDLFDIIEASEPTTPLSDSEVGRKLDSPIGHSNIEEYVEKGGSVLLVVPDATRSSASGQIVNLLVRRLIASGIQPFDIRAIIATGIHRKTTDAEKADILTPFIYQRIKTLDHEPKDLMGLIRVGETATGVPVELNRALFEHDHVFLIGSVSFHYFAGFTGGRKLICPGLASSRTISETHKLAFDCETLSRRKGVGTGMLKGNPVHEAFLQAAAFVPRPFLITTLVNEAGECVDIFCGDLSASHEAACTAYAKNHSVTIKEKRDLVIASCGGSPYDINLIQAHKTLENASKACVDGGTIVLLAECQEGLGRDDMGKWFDAADSRDLAVRLCQKYQVNGQTAWSIREKSERFNILIVSNFDEDSVRSFGFEKIEFSALEQLVGTGGRTGYIVPRAASVNIKEKSRPN